A genomic window from Pocillopora verrucosa isolate sample1 chromosome 7, ASM3666991v2, whole genome shotgun sequence includes:
- the LOC131792092 gene encoding ATR-interacting protein, with product MANSINNNFLGNQKRRNFIYNPVASCSRVSNPLEPQHRNSASVVHAQSVVRTPVHRESPHKKFKSCHSLSDRKADDIVAQEACRDLPLDAFDDEEFYTLEDDLDDNDLLTAEHLDECDQLASSNLHPLHQQQSTAGRNVTVSSNVGLDENHEVKCTQDYVSLANSMELHAPNNIKPLVKGEPFLNSLVDQRNGVVSIQSSDVGGNNDRKVERGNCLVPRLSEGGQPTEMDNLKKEIERFKTECAAANSAVKRLEEDKFCKDGEIKMLRDSLADYQADEKRRQAEKKAADEKQAREQSDRERELLKQVENLTTQISFKEQEISQMIEQNKKRTGSLTDGSCNSPKRKPVNISETFPTGKSFFQKTSPESKVKSPRTKGIEKDVKTLSKQNSPRFSEGENSENTGLSGSSSSSSIVDIMRAHRRDNHAAEIAITQLLVEKFAEVELVQNLLSPQEKEQQHILQEQDGCGSILSLLTNCSNVYPTSSIPKTSMNETDVTHTLRLFETQAASKLARSTSGVTQKDSFVMSDSSSVMQTLSGLLNYHQEGNDESEEKTLNSVFKNRHLPAAVKLLPLLENCIAYYVHQRTEHHDENIVSTCLPRNSPTNDSAESRESLFLESEHAKKLAALQTNALISLRLLNILVLHSCEVCECILKSAVYGDGNEVDSDNVLDTNDEIAKIFSSKGEEDGFIQHPLFSSIKIAAKKSPVDINSHISSLGKLMVETSVETERIGNEENVYQTDLLGYMFRLIIPQPNNSVNVAHDTLQVLTSLARNCEVKFFPRLLPLLTENLLSHCLSKDWTLNTLSLVTSLLTLLTRHSCFRRRLCSQSDDCILLKIYQGWLFKPANAPDLCYQGVHLKICTFVNNLLKNSDSSVLLFPLESECHCNLELIKCLVLMLDKELNSLSQVPSEALTDHTHNSHSLMLLRQGVFLLSMLCLNDRMFVEHRAEVEHQYVNVVSGVTRLYKQIVGVISEAEVFAVQELVDFEHIQGIEWSQESEDEDETVEGMELAE from the exons ATGGCAAACTCCATCAACAACAATTTTCTGGGAAATCAGAAGAGACGAAATTTTATCTACAACCCGGTTGCATCATGCTCAAGAGTAAGCAATCCGCTTGAACCTCAGCATAGGAACTCGGCAAGTGTTGTCCATGCTCAATCAGTGGTACGAACCCCTGTACATCGGGAATCACCGcacaaaaagtttaaaagttgcCATAGCTTATCTGACAGAAAAGCAGATGATATTGTGGCACAGGAAGCTTGTCGTGACCTTCCACTCGATGCTTTTGATGACGAAGAGTTTTACACTTTGGAAGATGACCTCGACGACAACGATCTTTTGACAGCTGAACATTTGGACGAATGTGATCAACTCGCTTCATCCAATTTACATCCACTACACCAACAACAAAGTACTGCTGGTAGAAATGTCACTGTTTCCTCGAACGTGGGTCTTGACGAGAATCACGAAGTCAAGTGTACACAAGATTATGTCTCTTTAGCTAATTCAATGGAATTACATGCACCTAATAATATCAAGCCCTTGGTAAAAGGTGAACCATTCTTGAATTCACTCGTGGACCAGCGTAATGGGGTAGTTTCTATACAAAGTAGTGATGTAGGTGGGAACAATGATCGAAAAGTAGAAAGAGGTAATTGTCTTGTGCCAAGGCTCTCAGAAGGTGGTCAGCCAACAGAAATGGacaacttgaaaaaagaaattgaaagattcAAAACTGAGTGTGCTGCTGCAAACTCTGCAGTGAAAAGACTGGAAGAGGATAAATTCTGTAAAGATGGAGAAATTAAGATGTTACGTGATTCTCTAGCAGATTATCAAGCAGACGAGAAGAGAAGGCAAGCAGAGAAAAAAGCTGCAGATGAAAAACAAGCTAGAGAACAGAGTGATAGAGAAAGAGAATTGCTTAAACAAGTTGAAAACTTAACTACTCAAATCTCTTtcaaagaacaagaaatttcaCAAAtgatagaacaaaacaaaaaaagaacaggGTCTTTGACAGATGGAAGTTGTAACAGCCCAAAAAGGAAACCAGTCAATATCAGTGAAACTTTTCCAACTGGTAAATCATTCTTCCAGAAAACATCTCCAGAAAGCAAAGTTAAATCACCAAGGACAAAAGGGATTGAAAAGGATGTTAAAACCCTGAGCAAACAGAACTCACCAAGATTCTCTGAGGGAGAAAATTCAGAAAACACAGGACTCAGTGGCTCTTCCAGTAGCAGTTCTATTGTGGACATAATGAGGGCCCATAGAAGAGATAATCATGCTGCTGAAATAGCCATTACACAATTACTTGTTGAAAAATTTGCAGAAGTGGAACTTGTACAAAACTTGTTATCACCACAAGAAAAAGAGCAGCAGCACATCCTTCAGGAACAAGATGGCTGTGGTAGCATCCTCTCTCTTCTGACAAATTGTTCAAATGTTTACCCTACATCTTCCATACCAAAAACCTCTATGAATGAGACAGATGTCACACATACTTTGAGACTGTTTGAAACTCAGGCTGCCTCAAAACTAGCCAGGTCTACAAGTGGTGTCACTCAGAAAGATTCTTTTGTTATGTCCGACAGCAGTTCTGTGATGCAAACTTTATCTGGGCTTCTAAATTATCACCAAGAAGGAAATgatgaaagtgaagaaaaaaccttaaattctgttttcaaaaatCGTCATTTGCCAGCAGCAGTTAAACTTCTACCCTTACTGGAGAACTGCATTGCCTATTATGTCCATCAAAGGACAGAACACCATGATGAAAACATTGTCAGTACTTGTTTGCCAAGAAATTCTCCAACAAATGACTCTGCAGAGTCTAGAGAAAGTCTATTTCTTGAAAGTGAACATGCAAAAAAACTTGCAGCATTACAAACAAATGCACTAATTTCACTGAGACTTCTGAACATTCTTGTGCTACACAGCTGTGAAGTTTGTGAATGTATTTTAAAGTCAGCGGTGTATGGTGACGGTAATGAAGTTGACAGTGATAATGTATTAGACACAAATGATGAAATAGCTAAG atTTTCTCAAGTAAAGGAGAAGAAGATGGCTTCATTCAACACCCATTGTTCTCAAGCATTAAAATTGCTGCAAAAAAA AGTCCTGTGGACATTAACTCACACATCTCCAGTTTAGGCAAATTGATGGTGGAGACCTCTGTGGAAACAG AGAGGATTGGCAATGAGGAGAATGTTTATCAAACAGATTTACTGGGTTACATGTTCAGATTAATAATACCTCAACCA AATAATTCTGTGAATGTTGCTCATGATACTCTACAAGTCCTCACTTCACTGGCAAGAAATTGTGAAGTTAAATTCTTCCCAAG ACTGTTGCCGTTGTTGACTGAAAACCTTCTTTCACATTGTCTGTCCAAAGACTGGACTCTTAACACATTGTCTTTGGTCACATCACTCCTAACACTTTTAACCAGACACAGCTGTTTTCGAAGAAGACTCTGTTCCCAATCAG ATGATTGTATTTTACTCAAGATTTATCAGGGATGGCTTTTTAAGCCGGCTAATGCTCCTGACCTATGCTATCAAGGAGTTCATTTAAAG ATTTGTACTTTTGTCAATAACCTCCTTAAAAACTCAGACTCATCAGTCTTATTATTTCCCTTGGAGAGTGAATGTCACTGCAACCTTGAG ctaATCAAGTGCCTTGTATTGATGTTGGATAAAGAACTGAACTCTCTCAGCCAAGTTCCATCTGAGGCACTGACTGACCATACACATAACAG ccacaGTCTAATGTTACTGAGGCAAGGTGTGTTTCTTCTCTCCATGTTATGTCTCAATGATCGAATGTTTGTGGAGCATCGGGCTGAAGTAGAACATCAGTATGTTAATGTTGTGAGCGGTGTTACCAGACTTTACAAGCAGATTGTTGGTGTGATTTCAGAGGCAGAAG TATTTGCTGTCCAAGAGTTAGTTGATTTTGAACACATCCAGGGGATTGAGTGGTCACAGGAATCAGAGGATGAAGATGAGACTGTTGAAGGAATGGAACTTGCTGaatga
- the LOC131792117 gene encoding transcription factor A, mitochondrial, which translates to MQHSPPRATNIMLARVSLIRSSIALVQESLLVRQVYVPRIVLTHAFASKKELQVKIKRPPTAYQLFASANREQLAKLNPDRPKQEITKALHDRWREMSEEEKNPYKEEHDKQMNLYKAPLEKLPKKPPGVFGLFVKENYSRITSGLSPGSTAPDVMRELSSEWNSMSDDDKEQLKEKYDSLVDEYNKQILTFDQNLTDEERAFLLQKRGEEMRTLAKKKRKLLNVGKPRLPPGPFVRFMLNSLGEVESESPVERLKILGQRWQQLSDEEKEVYIEEYRLAREQYVQDLAEWKAKHPDAE; encoded by the coding sequence ATGCAGCATTCTCCACCTCGTGCAACGAACATCATGTTAGCTAGAGTAAGCCTTATTCGCTCTTCTATCGCTTTAGTGCAAGAATCCCTGCTAGTCCGACAAGTTTACGTGCCACGGATTGTGTTGACACACGCATTTGCCTCAAAGAAAGAGCttcaagtgaaaataaagcGCCCTCCCACAGCGTATCAGTTGTTTGCTTCTGCAAATCGGGAGCAACTTGCTAAGTTAAATCCCGACAGACCCAAACAAGAAATCACTAAAGCTTTACATGACCGATGGAGGGAGAtgtctgaagaagaaaaaaaccctTACAAAGAAGAACATGATAAACAAATGAACTTGTACAAAGCTCCTCTAGAAAAATTGCCGAAGAAACCGCCTGGAGTATTCGGTTTGTTTGTGAAAGAGAACTACTCCAGAATTACATCTGGTTTGTCTCCGGGGTCCACAGCTCCTGACGTTATGAGAGAATTATCTAGTGAGTGGAATAGCATGTCTGACGATGATAAAGAACAACTGAAAGAGAAATACGACAGCTTGGTTGATGAATACAACAAGCAAATTTTGACCTTCGATCAAAATTTAACCGACGAGGAAAGAGCCTTTCTGTTACAAAAACGTGGTGAAGAAATGCGAACTCTTGCCAAGAAAAAGCGCAAACTTCTAAATGTGGGTAAACCCAGATTACCTCCTGGTCCATTTGTTCGTTTTATGCTGAACTCCCTGGGGGAGGTGGAAAGTGAATCACCTGTTGAACGGCTGAAAATTCTGGGACAGAGATGGCAACAGTTGTCTGATGAGGAGAAAGAGGTGTACATCGAGGAATACCGCCTTGCTCGTGAACAGTATGTTCAAGATTTAGCTGAATGGAAGGCGAAGCACCCAGATGCTGAATGA